GATGCACTTTGCTTAGTGGTGGGAAGTTGCGCTCAAGGTTTTGCTGAAAACCATGCAGGCGACTTAATTTTATCCTTCACATCCTTGCAAAACCAATGTCAGTATTTTTGGGAAGCCTTCCCCGCCAGAGATGGGAGGACAACATATTTATTTACCTACATGGATGCTCATCCCCAAAGCTTAAGTTTAGAAGAATTATTTGCAGAATATTTACGCTTATTACCAGAATATCAAGGTGTAGAATTAGAACAGTTAAAATTTCAAAGAGCCTTATTTGGATTTTTTCCTAGCGATCGCCAAAGTCCACTAAAAACTCCCTGGAATCGCATTCTCCCAGTGGGAGATAGTAGCGGAAATCAATCACCCTTGAGTTTTGGCGGTTTTGGGGCAATGGTACGCCACCTCAAGCGTTTAACATTAGGTATACACGAAGCCCTACAAACAGAACAATTATCAGCTAAAGCATTAGCATTGCTGCAACCATATCAACCAAGCCTCAGCGTTACTTGGTTGTTTCAGAAAGCTATGAGTGTTAGTGTAAATCAAAACATTCCTTCAGAGCAAATTAATCAACTGCTTTCGGCTGTTTTTCAAGAAATGCAGCAACTAGGAACACCAGTTTTAAAAGCTTTTTTACAAGATATAGTCCAATTTTCTGCACTAACACAAACACTCTTCAAAACTGGCTTATCTCATCCGGCATTAGTAGCGAAAATAATTCCTCAAGTGGGTTTAATAAATCTCTTAGATTGGCTAGTGCATTACACTAACTTAGGCACTTATACTACCTTATTTGCACTTAGCCCCATGTTAGAAACGTGGACTAAAAATTTACCACCCACACAACAATACTATTGGCATCGCTTAGTAGACGCTTGGAAATTTGGTTCTGGTGCTGATTACACTGGGGAATAGGCACTAGCAAATAAGTTATACAAAATATTACCTCATTGTTGTCGTGGATTTGATTGCGAAAGGGATGCAGAGGCTGGTATTTTTTGTCTCTGCACGCCTCCCCCTCAAATGAATGAATAGTTTGTTTTCGTAAGATGCCGATAACCTACTTGTTAAAAGTCTTGATGAAATAAATTCTGGGTTTAGAACGGTTCAAAACAGTCATAGGTTCTTTGACAGATTATCTTGCCATCCTCAAATTCGATAAACTGTGCAAAATAAGCTTTCATCTTTCCTCCGGCAGGAGTTTGCCCGATTGGAACAGCAATTTCTGCTGTCCATATTGTTTCTAAAATTACTGTGTTACCAGCAACATAAGACTTTTGAATGTCATAATTCTGACTTATCAGAACTGATTTACCTCTTAGAGAAGCTTCCTTTAAATCGTTTAGATTTCTTATTGCTCCTTCAGGAAATAGGTGATTAGGGTATTCTATTTGCTTGACTGACTCAGAATAATAAATAGCAAGTTCATCCCCTGTTTTACCTTCTGCAATATCTTTGAGATAATTTTTCGTAATTTCTAGAATTTGATGATTTTCGGTAGTCATAGCTACTCGTATTCATAAACTACAAAGTTGTTTCAGTATGTCATCAACTTAACAATACTTGCTGTCCTAAATATCAATGGGTGATTTTTACTCACTACAGACATAGGCTAGAACACTTTGTTAGGCAGATTCTTGCTCTACCATGATTCTGGATACTCTGTATGAGTTGGAAGCCCTCCGCTAGCACAGCCCCACGCTGCTCTGGATGCCCAAAAGATATGATCCGTAGGAGTGATAGGCGGTGCTGTATCCAACGAGCCTGCTGGAATAACCATGATCTTGCCGTTGCGCGTTAGTCGTGGAACCGGACACCCGCAATGCCTGCAAAACCATTTGCCGAAGCTCTTTGCCGTGGGAAGGTCATAACGTGTGACGAGTTCCTCTCCGCAAAGCCATCGGAACTGGCTGGGTTCAACGGTTAGATTTGTGGCATGGCCTGTACCCGTGCCTTTGCGACACCGTGAGCAGTGGCAATGAACCATTTTTTGGAACGGCGGGTTCACTTCAAAGTTCACTGTTCCACAAAGGCAACTACCCCGAATGCTAGAGTTGTTCATCTATCTCCTTGTTCAACTTCCGCATACCCAACATGTGCCACTGAATAAGAACCTTTCGCTACCAACAACTCTCAGTGATGAACTCATCGGTAAACTTAAACAGATAAATGTCACCGAAGTCGCTCATCTTGATACCAGAAGATATTAAGGATGAGGTTTGAACCATTAATTGAGCAGTCATTTTACGTTGATAGCGTCTTTGGTTCTATTGTGCCTCAGTTAATTGTCATAGTTTATCCTCAATCCCTAATATTGAGTTATTTTGATTTACACTTCTACCCAGATACTCCCTTCTTCTATACGGGTAGGAAATACAGACAATCCCTTTTCTTTAGAAATCATCCCCATCACTTTGCCAATACCAGGAGGGAAGGGAGTCCAAGTAGTAGGATTACCTGTAGCCAAATCAAATGCACTCCGATGAAACGGACACACGATCGCTCCATCATTGGTGATTTTGCCTTTCTGTAAAGGTAATTTCAAGTGAGGACAAGAATTTTCGATGGCAAAAACTTTGTTGTTATGCTTGAGAAGCAGAATGTTACGTTGTTCCACCTTCACCACTTTACGCCCATTCTCTGGTAATTCATCTTGGGCAATAACTTTAATCCAGTTCATTTAGACCTCACTTCTTAATCGGCTGATAAAATACATCATCTTACAATTTTGTGAGCGTATGTGGAGAATTTGGGAGATGAGGGAGAGGGGGAAGATGGGGG
Above is a genomic segment from Nostoc sp. MS1 containing:
- a CDS encoding Rieske (2Fe-2S) protein yields the protein MNWIKVIAQDELPENGRKVVKVEQRNILLLKHNNKVFAIENSCPHLKLPLQKGKITNDGAIVCPFHRSAFDLATGNPTTWTPFPPGIGKVMGMISKEKGLSVFPTRIEEGSIWVEV
- a CDS encoding nuclear transport factor 2 family protein; its protein translation is MTTENHQILEITKNYLKDIAEGKTGDELAIYYSESVKQIEYPNHLFPEGAIRNLNDLKEASLRGKSVLISQNYDIQKSYVAGNTVILETIWTAEIAVPIGQTPAGGKMKAYFAQFIEFEDGKIICQRTYDCFEPF
- a CDS encoding NAD(P)/FAD-dependent oxidoreductase, with the translated sequence MSLTEEILSQLPGDVLGNLRRADAILKSIRENTAPTPDVVKESQDSLGNVDSDVIICGGTLGILIGCALAVRGLRVVLLERGILQGREQEWNISRKELEVFVELNILTQEELEKAIATEYNPARVKFKDGGEVWVKDVLNIGVDPVYLLATLKQKFLEAGGQLFEHTPFSEVVVHPDGVIVNHQFTAKLLIDAMGHLSPITKQARQGKKPDALCLVVGSCAQGFAENHAGDLILSFTSLQNQCQYFWEAFPARDGRTTYLFTYMDAHPQSLSLEELFAEYLRLLPEYQGVELEQLKFQRALFGFFPSDRQSPLKTPWNRILPVGDSSGNQSPLSFGGFGAMVRHLKRLTLGIHEALQTEQLSAKALALLQPYQPSLSVTWLFQKAMSVSVNQNIPSEQINQLLSAVFQEMQQLGTPVLKAFLQDIVQFSALTQTLFKTGLSHPALVAKIIPQVGLINLLDWLVHYTNLGTYTTLFALSPMLETWTKNLPPTQQYYWHRLVDAWKFGSGADYTGE
- a CDS encoding GFA family protein; this encodes MNNSSIRGSCLCGTVNFEVNPPFQKMVHCHCSRCRKGTGTGHATNLTVEPSQFRWLCGEELVTRYDLPTAKSFGKWFCRHCGCPVPRLTRNGKIMVIPAGSLDTAPPITPTDHIFWASRAAWGCASGGLPTHTEYPESW